The following nucleotide sequence is from Acyrthosiphon pisum isolate AL4f chromosome A2, pea_aphid_22Mar2018_4r6ur, whole genome shotgun sequence.
TGAGATGGCTGAAAGAGTCGAACAAATGTGCCGAAAAAAAGAGCCAAACACCATCTTTCtcttttgtttaacataatcACAAATCAGTGGAAAACTataccaataatttataattatactactaAATAGTAATGGTGAAACATTTTACACtccaggtatatattttataaacggtCTCAAAAAGAAAATGAATCGATTGAGGAGTTTCTGTCAGCGTGTCGTGGTTTAATCAAAGATTGTGAATTTAAATCTCATGAAGAAATTTTACGTGACAAAATTGTTCTTGACACGAGAGATGGTGAAACTCGCGACAAGTTAATTAAACAAGCTGATGTTACTCTTGAAACTGCAATAGAAACCCTTCGTATTGCTGAAATCCAACGAAGAGAACTCAATCAAATGAAGGAGATTGGTGAAAAACAGAATGAAGTAAATGCAGTTCATTCAANNNNNNNNNNNNNNNNNNNNNNNNNNNNNNNNNNNNNNNNNNNNNNNNNNGAGTTTCTATTCGTTttgcatttcattttttgtaatttattaaaatcattgatagttgtttccattattttattatttattatatttttaatttttaaattaattttttcaatttctttttaatacattttgcaattaaatatgctatttcgatttttatttttgatagaacaattctattaaaaaatattttgcggaTTTTGCATttcagatttttgaaaaatattttaataattattgcgtttcacgatttgcaaaataattaaacgaatattgcatttcaatttctatgaaaaatattttaataattattgcgtttcacgatttgcaaaattattaaaggaatattgcatttcaatttctatgaaaaatattttaggaaatattgcatTCGAATGAAAGTGTGCCAGAGTGACCCATATACTACttacgtaataactaataggtagtcgtttattacaatttattggaTATCGTTATTATGGGTCGACGCATGagaaaataagtttatttacaaATGGTAGCcgagtttataggtctatgcgAGTATATTACAGCTATTACAGccgtatacctacgtattaactattaacactATACCTATATGGGTGTCTATCGGTCTAAATAGTCAAATATTTGAATTCGATCTAAAATTAGTAGAAAAACCCACAGAAGGCTGTCGGAAGACTACAATCGTGTTATCGATAGACATCCCCGCGTCCCCGACCAACTATGTCGTTTAACCATAGAACATACAACAGCCGCACAACCTACCCGGCGTGCCGCTCTCCGCACTAgactcaattattattattctctatctcAGTGAAATCGCGTCggcaataataattaccaataataATCCATGTGTCTTTTATTGCTAACCTAGCTAACATTTGTTTTGTAAGTAAACGTTTCACGGTGCTCTGGTTACCAATATTGTGTAAtactcttaaatatttaaaatataataaaactgaacCGTACGTACAGTGTCTTGTGTAGTTGTGTCTACATCGAtctttaattacctatataataatatatggttcaACAATCAAatcagaaataatatataaggtacgtatattaggtataattattattaatgttacataGCTAATAGCTATGATACCTACCTGCTATCTACAATAACGGTTATGTATTATCGCGTGTATCGCTATCGGTATTTTAGACACAATAAAGTTAGTATGCTTATAGCACTCGAGTTAGAACATTCATTTTCACCTACACATCTTATGAGATGCAACATGGCGCAGTCTAATAGGAtcttaaaaattgtgtattgtgtatttgaattttgaatttttgttgaACCATGGAGTATAATAAGCCAGATGCGTTGGTTTTGACGGGTAATTTGGCAGAAAATTGGCGCGTTCTTCGTGAAGCGTTCGAGATTTACATTGAGGCAGCTGGTCTAACGTCAGCGTCTAATAAACGTCAGGTGGCCATTTTTCTTAACCTTGTTGGTAAAGAGGGCCTAGAGAGGTATAACACCCTCAAATTTGAAAACGCCGAAGACAATAAGAAAATTGAGCAAGTGCTTAACGCGTTTCAAGATTAttgcaaaccaaaaaaaaatattttacactccaggtatatattttataaacggtCTCAAAAAGAAAATGAATCGATTGAGGAGTTTCTGTCAGCGTGTCGTGGTTTGATCAAAGATTGTGAATTTAAATCTCATGAAGAAATTTTACGTGACAAAATTGTTCTTGACACGAGAGATGGTGAAACTCGCGACAAGTTAATTAAACAAGCTGATGTTACTCTTGAAACTGCAATAGAAACCCTTCGTATTGCTGAAATCCAACGAAGAGAACTCAATCAAATGAAGGAGATTGGTGAAAAACAGAATGAAGTAAATGCAGTTCATTCAAAAGTACGTGGTGGTAAGCGTACATATCAAGCTCAACATCACTACACTCAGAACAACGGTAACAATGGACATCGTGGTCAATGTCAAACAAATCAACGACAGGCAAAAGGATATAACCAACAGGAGGAGTCACAacaggttttcaaaaataaaggTAACttttctgtaaataataaaaaaacgcaTAATAATTGTAGTCGGTctgataaattatgtaaattttgtaattttatgcaCGGTAAAGGCAAATGCCCTGCGTatggtaaaaaatgtttaaaatgtaacaaatttaatcattttcaaaatgtttgtaaatctGAGATTGCATTTGTTGAAAACGTTGATGAGCTgagtaatgataattatttttgttctacgGTATATACAATGAATACTTTTGCTGTTTCCTGGTCTGAGACTATtctagttgaaaataaaaatattaattttaagctaaatACTGGCTCTGATGTTAATCTACTgactttaaatgattttaacttaattaaaaataattgttcttttaaaaatttagtagttAACAGGCAACCGATAAATTTACAGGCATATGGCggtagtaatattaatacatattttacagttgatttaaaagtaaaattaagagaaaaagaatataatattttaaattttgtgattGTCGAAAATCATTGCAAGCCAATTTTAGGTCTACATAGCTGTATACAGTTAGGGCtaataaataaagtagaaaATGTTGATAAGATATTAAGTCTTAATGATGTACTTCAGAACTATTGCACGGTTTTTACAGGTCTTGGTAACTTTCCTGACGAATATAGCATACAATTAAAGCCCAATGCAATACCTGTTACAAATGTTCCACATAGAGTTCCTATTAATATCCAAGATAAGCTGAAATGTGAATTAGATCGATTAGTGtcagaaaaaataattagagaAATAAATGAGCCGACCGAGTGGGTAAACAGATTAGTGATTGTTGAAAAGAAAAATGGATAAGTATGAGATTATGTCTAGATCCACGCGatctaaatgaaaatataattcgtgaatattgtgtaatacctacattatcaGATTTGTCGTCAAAACTGAAAAATGCAagagttttttctgtttttgatTTGAAAGATGGTTTTTGgcaaataaaattagatttagaGAGTTCTAAATTATGCACGTTTGGTACTATGTTTGGTACTTTTTGTTTCAATAGACTTCCCTTTGGAATAAATAATGCAGctgaaatatgtcaaaaatgGAATATGAAAGTGTTCGGaggtattgaaaatgtattcatatatcttgatgatattttggtttttggtgacACTGAGGCTCAACATGATTGTGCATTAAAACAGGTTTTAGATTTggctatgaaaaataatattaaatttaataaaaacaaaattcaatataagGTAGATAAAGTTAATTACCTCGGACATACATTTTCATATGAAGGCATGAAACCAGATAGTGATCGtattaaatctattttcgaGTACGAGGTACCAAAAACTATAAAAGATTTGCAAAGGTTTTTAGGTATGGTTAATTATGTCGGAAATTTTATTCCTAACCTGGCAAAGTTGACTAAGCCACTAAGAgatcttcttaaaaaaaataatgagtttGTTTGGACATCAATACATAATGAGTgtgtaaataaacttaaaacattaattgCTAGTCCCTCCGTACTTAGAAACTATGATAACACAAAAGACGTGATCATACAGACTGATAGTAGTAAGTTTGCCATTGGATGTGTTTTGTTACAAGAAGGCAGACCAGTTTGTTTTAAATCGAAAAGCTTATCTGAAACTGAAATTAACTACGGACAGGTTGATAAGGAATTTCTGTCAGTCTTATTTGCGTATAAGGTATTTCttcattatatttatggtaGGCGCGTGACAGTTCAAACCGATCACCTTCCTTTAATTTCGCTAATGAAAAAGAACACTAATGACATTCCGTCTAAAAGGCTTCAATGCATTAAGGTTCAAATTATCACGATATGATATTAATCTTATACATGTAccgggaaaaaaaatgtttatcgcaGATGCATTAAGTCGAGCGTGTATATCGTCTCGAAATAACGACGACGTTGATATCGATGTTTCCGATGTAGTTCATTCAATTAATATGTCTACAAATATTCGAAATGAGTTTGTACAAGAAACAATTAAAgatgatttattaaaacaattagtaTACGTGTGCAAGAATGGCTGGCCTAAGCATAACAATAAAGTCTCGCGTGAGCTTATACCATACTTTAATATGCGTTACCAAATATCATTTGACGACGATTTACTTTTTCTTAATAATCGTGTGTTTGTCCCTATGAAGTTacagaataaaattttatttaaactacacGAAACTCATCTTGGAATTTGTAAGACTAAAACGAGAGCACATTCCTTATTTTATTGGAAAGGTTTAGATAAAGATATCGAGGAATATATTGGTAATTGTGCAGTATGTAATAAGTTTAGGAGTGAGAATATTAAAGACCCTATGATTTGTCAAGAAGTTCCTAATCTACCTTTTGAGAAAGTTGCGTGTGATATTTTGGATTATGGGAAAGATACTTACCTAGTATTAGTTGATTACTATTCTGGTTGGCttgagttaaattatttatcttctaAAACCTCAagtcatataattaaaatactaaaagttattttttcgaTACATGGGATTCCAAAGCAACTCGTGGCAGATAATATGCCATTTAATTCTAATGAATTTCAGAATTTTGCGACTGATTGGGAATTTGTTATAACTACGTCAAGCCCTAGATACCCAAAATCTAACGGACTTGCGGAGAAAGGTGTAAGTATTGCGAAATCAATACTAAAAAGATCGGATGAAGGTAAAGTTGATAAACAATTAATGTTGTTAGAATATCGAAACAGTGCTATCATTGGCTCTAAGTTTTCCCCAGCACAACTTTTAATGAGTCGCACTTTAAGATCGAAAATTCCAATCTTAAACAATGCTCTACAGCCTacgttagtaaataattttaaattttgtacgtgaaaataaaaatgtgaaaacaaaactatattatgataaaaatgccaaagttaaaaataataataattttcaaccgggccaaaaaattatgtttagagATTTATTAACTAAAACTTGGAAGCCAGGtaaaatcatcaataaatacaatacgcCCAGATCATATGTTTTTAGTGATAACACGGGTAATAATAAACGaagaaatattgtacatttaaggCCTGCCGGTAAACAGCTCaggtataatttgtacaaagataataatgttgttttgaAGCCTAGTTGGATACGTAAGCGTCGTGTTGTACCTCCAACTaaggttaatttataatttgtattatgtattatttcacatttgtaagcttaatttataatttgtattatatattatttcacatttgtaagcttaatttataatttgtattatatattatttcacatttgtaagcttaatttataatttgtattatgtattatttcacatttgtaAGCTTAATTTATACGTAAtctgttttgtttaaatatataaaaagggaGATGTTACATAGCTAATAGCTATGATACCTACCTGCTATCTACAATAACGGTTATGTACCTATGATGTATTATCGCGTGTATCGCTATCGGTATTTTAGACACAATAAAGTCAGTATGCTTATAGCACTCGAGTTAGAACATTCATTTTTCACCTACACATCTTATGAGATGCAACATAGCGCAGTCTAATAGGAtcttaaaaattgtgtattgtgtatttgaattttgaatttttgttgaACCATGGAGTATAATAAGCCAGATGCGTTGGTTTTGACGGGTAATTTGGCAGAAAATTGGCGCGTTTTTCGTGAAGCGTTCGAGATTTACATTGAGGCAGCTGGTCTAACGTCAGCGTCTAATAAACGTCAGGTGGCCATTTTTCTTAACCTTGTTGGTAAAGAGGGCCTAGAGAGGTATAACACCCTCAAATTTGAAAACGCCGAAGACAATAAGAAAATTGAGCAAGTGCTTAACGCGTTTCAAGATTAttgcaaaccaaaaaaaaatattttacactccaggtatatattttataaacggtCTCAAAAAGAAAATGAATCGATTGAGGAGTTTCTGTCAGCGTGTCGTGGTTTGATCAAAGATTGTGAATTTAAATCTCATGAAGAAATTTTACGTGACAAAATTGTTCTTGACACGAGAGATGGTGAAACTCGCGACAAGTTAATTAAACAAGCTGATGTTACTCTTGAAACTGCAATAGAAACCCTTCGTATTGCTGAAATCCAACGAAGAGAACTCAATCAAATGAAGGAGATTGGTGAAAAACAGAATGAAGTAAATGCAGTTCATTCAAAAGTACGTGGTGGTAAGCGTACATATCAAGCTCAACATCACTACACTCAGAACAACGGTAACAATGGACATCGTGGTCAATGTCAAACAAATCAACGACAGGCAAAAGGATATAACCAACAGGAGGAGTCACAacaggttttcaaaaataaaggTAACttttctgtaaataataaaaaaacgaataataattgtagtcggtctgataaattatgtaaattttgtaattttatgcaCGGTAAAGGCAAATGCCCTGCGTatggtaaaaaatgtttaaaatgtaacaaatttaatcattttcaaaatgtttgtaaatctGAGATTGCATTTGTTGAAAACGTTGATGAGCTgagtaatgataattatttttgttctacgGTATATACAATGAATACTTTTGCTGTTTCCTGGTCTGAGACTATtctagttgaaaataaaaaatattaattttaagctagaTACTGGCTCTGATGTTAATCTACTgactttaaatgattttaacttaattaaaaataattgttcttttaaaaatttagtagttAACAGGCAACCGATAAATTTACAGGCATATGGCggtagtaatattaatacatattttacagttgatttaaaagtaaaattaagagaaaaagaatgtattttaaattttgtaattgttgAAAATCATTGCAAGCCAATTTTAGGTCTACATAGCTGTATACAGTTAGGGCtaataaataaagtagaaaATGTTGATAAGATATTAAGTCTTAATGATGTACTTCAGAACTATTGCACGGTTTTTACAGGTCTTGGTAACTTTCCTGACGAATATAGCATACAATTAAATCCCAATGCAATACCTGTTACAAATGTTCCACATAGAGTTCCTATTAATATCCAAGATAAGCTGAAATGTGAATTAGATCGATTAGTGtcagaaaaaataattagagaAATAAATGAGCCGACCGAGTGGGTAAACAGATAAGTGATTGTTGAAAAGAAAAATGGAAGTATGAGATTATGTCTAGATCCATGCGatctaaatgaaaatataattcgtgaatattgtgtaatacctacattaacaGATTTATCGTCAAAACTGAAAAATGCGAGGgttttttctgtttttgatTTGAAAGATGGTTTTTGgcaaataaaattagatttagaGAGTTCTAAATTATGCACGTTTGGTACTATGTTTGGTACCTTTTGTTTCAATAGACTTCCCTTTGGAATAAATAATGCAGctgaaatatgtcaaaaatgGAATATGAAAGTGTTCGGaggtattgaaaatgtattcatatatcttgatgatattttagtttttggtgacACTGAGGCTCAACatgattatacattaaaacaggTTTTAGATTTggctatgaaaaataatattaaatttaatcaaaacaaaattcaataaaaggTAGATAAAGTTAATTACCTTGGACATACATTTTCATATGAAGGCATGAAACCAGATAGTGATCGtattaaatctattttcgaGTACGAGGTACCAAAAACTATAAAAGATTTGCAAAGGTTTTTAGGTATGGTTAATTATGTCGGAAATTTTATTCCTAACCTGGCAATGTTGACTAAGCCACTACCTAAGAgatcttcttaaaaaaaataatgagtttGTATGGACATCAATACATAATGAGTgtgtaaataaacttaaaacattaattgCTAGTCCCCCCGTACTTGGAAATTATGATAGCACAAAAGACGTGATCATACAGACTGATAGTAGTAAGTTTGCCATTGGATGTGTTTTGTTACAAGAAGGCAGACCAGTTTGTTTTAAATCGAAAAGCTTATCTAAAACCGAAATTAACTACGGACAGGTTGATAAGGAATTTCTGTCAGTCTTATTTGCGTGTAAGgtatttcatcattatatttatggtaGGCGCGTGACAGTTCAAACCGATCACCTTCCTTTAATTTCGCTAATGAAAAAGAACATAAATGACATTCCGTCTAAAAGGCTCCAATGCATTAAGGTCAAATTATCACGATATGATATTAACCTTATACATGTACCGGGAAAAGAAATGTTTATCGCAGATGCATTAAGTCGAGCGTGTATATCATCTCGAGATAACGACGACGTTGATATCATAGTATTCTATGTTGATATCGATGTTTCCGATGTAGTTCATCCAATTAATATGTCTACAAATATTCGAAATGAGTTTGTACAAGAAACAATTAAAgatgatttattaaaacaacTAGTATACGTGTGCAAGAATGGCTGGCCCAAGCATAACAATAAAGTCTCGCGTGAGCTTATACCATACTTTAATATGCGTTACCAAATATCATTTGACGacgatttaatttttcttaataatcgTGTGTTTGTCCCTATGAAGTTacagaataaaattttatttaaactacacGAAACTCATCTTGAAATTTGTAAGACTAAAACGAGAgcattctttatttttatgtgtatttttacgTGCACGTTCCTTATATTATTGGAAAGGTTTAGATAAAGATATCGAGAAATATATTGGTAATTGTGCAGTATGTAATAAGTTTAGGAGTGAGAATATTAAAGACCCTATGATTTGTCAAGAAGTTCCTAATCTACCTTTTGAGAAAGTTGCGTGTGATATTTTGGATTATGGGAAAGATACTTACCtagtattaattgattactatTCTGGTTAGCttgagttaaattatttatcttctaAAACTTCAagtcatataattaaaatactaaaagttattttttcgaTACAGGGGATTCCAAAGCAACTCGTGGCAGATAATATGCCATTTAATTCTAATGAATTTCAGAATTTTGCGACTGATTGGGAATTTGTTATAACTACGTCAAGCCCTAGATACCCAAAATCTAACGGACTTGCGGAGAAAGGTGTAAGTATTGCGAAATCAATACTAAAAAGATCGGATGAAGGTAAAGTTGATAAACAATTAATGTTGTTAGAATATCGAAACAGTGCTATCATTGGCTCTAATAGTTTTCCCCAGCACAACTTTTAATGAGTCGCACTTTAAGATCGAAAATTCCAATCTTAAACA
It contains:
- the LOC115034152 gene encoding uncharacterized protein K02A2.6-like; translated protein: MEYNKPDALVLTGNLAENWRVLREAFEIYIEAAGLTSASNKRQVAIFLNLVGKEGLERYNTLKFENAEDNKKIEQVLNAFQDYCKPKKNILHSRYIFYKRSQKENESIEEFLSACRGLIKDCEFKSHEEILRDKIVLDTRDGETRDKLIKQADVTLETAIETLRIAEIQRRELNQMKEIGEKQNEVNAVHSKVRGGKRTYQAQHHYTQNNGNNGHRGQCQTNQRQAKGYNQQEESQQVFKNKDALSRACISSRNNDDVDIDVSDVVHSINMSTNIRNEFVQETIKDDLLKQLVYVCKNGWPKHNNKVSRELIPYFNMRYQISFDDDLLFLNNRVFVPMKLQNKILFKLHETHLGICKTKTRAHSLFYWKGLDKDIEEYIGNCAVCNKFRSENIKDPMICQEVPNLPFEKVACDILDYGKDTYLVLVDYYSGWLELNYLSSKTSSHIIKILKVIFSIHGIPKQLVADNMPFNSNEFQNFATDWEFVITTSSPRYPKSNGLAEKGVSIAKSILKRSDEGKVDKQLMLLEYRNSAIIGSKFSPAQLLMSRTLRSKIPILNNALQPTDLLTKTWKPGKIINKYNTPRSYVFSDNTGNNKRRNIVHLRPAGKQLRYNLYKDNNVVLKPSWIRKRRVVPPTKVNL